The genomic segment CAGGGCCACGGGGCTGGCGAACCATTCGTCCACCTGTTCGCGGCCAGCCGGGGTGAGGCTGTAGACCACCCTTCCCTCGGCGTCCTCATCACCGCGCAGCACCAGACCGTCGCGCTCCAGACGCTCCAGCGTGGTGTAGACCTGCCCGATGTTCAGCGGCCAGGAATTGCCGGTGCGACGCCTGAACTCGTTCCTGAGTTCATAGCCATGCCTCGGCTTCTCGCCCAGGAGGGCCAGCAGTGACTGCTTGACGGACATCGACCCTCCCCTGTGTGCTAGCGACATGTTTGCATACCGAGTATGCACACATCATTGCATACCGAGTATTCCCATGTCAGCCGCATGCCAACCCGAGTTGACTCCCGATCATTATTTGATAATGATTCCCACTATGAACAGAAGCCCAGCACTCCTCGCCCTCGCCGCCTGCTCGCTCGCCACCCTGGCCGCATGCGGGAACACGACCCAACCGGCCTCCAGCCCCTCACCCAGCAGCACCCCGACCGCTCGCGAGACCGTCGATGCCGCGGGGCGCACGCCTCGCCTCGCCATCACCTACAACGGGGGCGTGCAGGTGCTCGACGCCGCGACCGGCAAACCGGAAGGTGACTTCCCGCTGGACGGCTTCACCCGGCTCAACCAGGCGGGCAATGGCCGACACCTGTTGGTCACCGAGGGCGACCACTTCAAGGCGCTCGACATGGGCGTCTGGAGCCAGGCCCACGGAGACCACTTCCACTCCCGCAAGACCTCGCCACTGCTCACTGACATGACCTTCGACGGATCACATCCGGGGCACGCCGTGCACCACGGAGGCCGCACCGCTCTGTTCTACGACGGCGAGGGTCGCATCGAATGGTTCGAACCCACCAGCCTCTCGGTGGAGAAGCCCCAGACCCACCAGGTGAAGCTGCCCAGGGCCCACCACGGCGTCGCCGTCTTCCGCGAGGACGACAGCCTCGTGCACACCGTCGGCGACGAGAAGACGCGCACCGGCATCGCGATCCAGGACGGAGACGGTCACCAGGTTGCCGAGAACAAGGACTGCCCGGGGGTGCACGGCGAAGCCGCCGCGAAGGGGGCCCTCAGCGTCGGCTGCGAGGACGGCATCCTGGTAGTCAAGGGCAACAAGATCACCAAGGTGAAGTCCCCCGATGCCTACGGGCGGATCGGCAACCAGGCCGGCAGCGAGAAGTCCTCGGTCGCGCTCTGGGACTACAAGGTGGACAAGAAGGCGGAACTGGAACGCCCCACCCGCATCACCCTCACCGACACCGCCAAGAGCACCCTCAAGCTCGTCGACCTGAAGGCCTCCTACTCCTTCCGTTCCCTGGGCCGCGGAGCCGGCGGCGAGGCGTTGGTGCTGGGGACCGACGGGAAGCTGCGCGTGATCGACCCCGACGCAGCCAGGGTCACCGCCGAGATTCCCGTCACCGCCGCGTGGACCGAGCCCACCGAATGGCAGAAGCCCCGCCCCACCCTGTACGTGCAGGGCAAGGACGTGTGGGTCAGCGAGCCAGCCACGAAGCAGCTGCACCTGGTGGACATGACCACCAAGAAGGTCGGCCGCTCCATCACGCTGGACCGGGTACCCAATGAGGTGAACGGCGTCACGGGCTGAGCACCAGCGGCGAGGCGGTCAGATGATCCCCTCGCGCAGGAAGCGCATCAGGGTTCGGCCCACTCCGTCGTCGTCATTGCTGCCGGCATTGCCGGTGGCGACGGCGACGGCCTTTGGATGGGCCTGGTCCATCACATAGGAGCAGCCGGCCCAGCGCAGCATCTCGACGTCATTCGGGGCATCACCGAAGGCAACCACGTCACCCCGGTCCAGCCCTAGCATTCCGCACAGGTCATCCAGTGCCGAGGCCTTGGTGACCCCCGCGGCGGACATCTCCACGAAGTCCGCACCCGACGTCGTGGGATGAACCCCCGCCACCTCCAGGTCCTTGATGATCTGGGACAGCTCCAGGGCGGGGACCTCTGCGTGCCGGGCCAACAGCTTCAGCGCCGGCTTCTCGACGATCTCCTCGAGGGTCATCGTGCGGGCATGGACCATGGCGGGTTGGTGGTCCTCGGGTCCCGTGATGGCCCGGTAGTCCGCATCCAGGCCGAAGGCCTCGCCCCGGTTGCGAACCGTCGCGAAGGTGATGCCGGGCACCGCCTGGCGCGCCTTCTCTGTCAGGGAGGCCAGGACCTCTGCCCGGATCAGGTGCTCGAAGGCCACCTCGCCGGTGCCGAGGTGCTGCACGAGGGCGCCGTTGACGCAGACGGCCCATCCGGTCAGGCCGCACTGCTCCGCAATGGGGGCCAGGCCCTTGGGTTGCCGTGCGGTCACCGGAACGACGGGCACGCCGCGCTCCTGCACGGCCTCCAGCACGCTGCGCGTCCAGGCCGTCACGGTCTTGTCCGTGCGCAGCAGGGTGCCGTCAAGATCAGTGGCGACGAGACGAATCATGGACGCTCCTCAGACCCGGGGCGCGGGACGCGCCGTACCCTCGACATAGCGACGCCCCTCGAAGGCGCGGCCCAGGGTCACCTCGTCGGCATATTCCAGGTCACCGCCCACCGGCAGGCCCGACGCGAGGCGGCTGATCTGCAGGCCCATGTCCTTCAGCAACCGGCTCAAGTAGGTGGCCGTCGCCTCGCCCTCGGTGTTGGGGTCAGTGGCCAGGATGATCTCGGTGACGGTTCCATCCGCCAGCCGGGTCAACAGCTCCCGGATGTGCAGGTCCGACGGGCCCTTGCCGTCGATCGGGCTGATCGCGCCGCCGAGCACGTGGTACAGCCCGCGGAACTCGCGGGTGCGCTCGATGGCGACGACATCCTTGCTCTCCTCGACCACGCAGATCACCGTCTGGTCGCGGCGTGCATCGCGGCAGATCCGGCAGGTCTCCTCCTGCGAGACGTTGAAGCAGACGGCGCAGAAGCGGGCCCTGGCCTTCACCTCGCTGACCACCTGCGCGAAGCGCTGGACATCCTCAGCCGGTTGGTCCAGCATCCAGAAGGCGATCCGCTGGGCGCTCTTCGGGCCGACGCCGGGTAGGCGCCCCAGCTCGTCGATCAAGTCCTGTACTGGACCTTCGTACATGTCAACCTTTCAGGCCCCTCGACAGGCTCGGGGAACGTGTGAGCGACAGGCTCGGTCCATTGGGAGTGGCATACCCACCACGACGGCCGAGCCTGTCGAGGCCCTTGTGGGACCGGGA from the Luteococcus japonicus genome contains:
- the aztD gene encoding zinc metallochaperone AztD, whose translation is MNRSPALLALAACSLATLAACGNTTQPASSPSPSSTPTARETVDAAGRTPRLAITYNGGVQVLDAATGKPEGDFPLDGFTRLNQAGNGRHLLVTEGDHFKALDMGVWSQAHGDHFHSRKTSPLLTDMTFDGSHPGHAVHHGGRTALFYDGEGRIEWFEPTSLSVEKPQTHQVKLPRAHHGVAVFREDDSLVHTVGDEKTRTGIAIQDGDGHQVAENKDCPGVHGEAAAKGALSVGCEDGILVVKGNKITKVKSPDAYGRIGNQAGSEKSSVALWDYKVDKKAELERPTRITLTDTAKSTLKLVDLKASYSFRSLGRGAGGEALVLGTDGKLRVIDPDAARVTAEIPVTAAWTEPTEWQKPRPTLYVQGKDVWVSEPATKQLHLVDMTTKKVGRSITLDRVPNEVNGVTG
- a CDS encoding Cof-type HAD-IIB family hydrolase, which codes for MIRLVATDLDGTLLRTDKTVTAWTRSVLEAVQERGVPVVPVTARQPKGLAPIAEQCGLTGWAVCVNGALVQHLGTGEVAFEHLIRAEVLASLTEKARQAVPGITFATVRNRGEAFGLDADYRAITGPEDHQPAMVHARTMTLEEIVEKPALKLLARHAEVPALELSQIIKDLEVAGVHPTTSGADFVEMSAAGVTKASALDDLCGMLGLDRGDVVAFGDAPNDVEMLRWAGCSYVMDQAHPKAVAVATGNAGSNDDDGVGRTLMRFLREGII
- the recR gene encoding recombination mediator RecR, with the translated sequence MYEGPVQDLIDELGRLPGVGPKSAQRIAFWMLDQPAEDVQRFAQVVSEVKARARFCAVCFNVSQEETCRICRDARRDQTVICVVEESKDVVAIERTREFRGLYHVLGGAISPIDGKGPSDLHIRELLTRLADGTVTEIILATDPNTEGEATATYLSRLLKDMGLQISRLASGLPVGGDLEYADEVTLGRAFEGRRYVEGTARPAPRV